The window TTGCATTCTTTTCCAACTTCTCGCGACATGTCGAATGGACCAACCCCGAACCTTCTCATTCTCCACATCACTAGCTTGAAGATTAGCCATCAATGTTCTCCGATCATAGCCGACCTCAAATGGAATATCCCGACAAAACATATATTAACTCAATCCGGAGCGATCCCTTGAGCATTCTTCAAAACTCGAACATGACTTTCAGTTGAATCTTCCCAGACTTCACTAACCTTTATGTCATTACCCCGGATGCGATGCTCAACCTATACTCGCCCATTTCCGACATCAAATGGAATATCCTAGTGGCACTTGTCAACCCACTTTATAGTGATCCTAAGAACACTTGTACCAACTCCTCCCTTATCTTGAGTTAACAATCTCAGGATTTTTAGATTCGCCTCTTTACTAACTTGAGCACTACCCTGCAACTCTTGAATATCTCCCACTGTCTCAACATCACTCAGGATGCCATTCCTATTCATCAAGTAGTCCATGAAGCTCACACTCTTCACCATAAGGTTACATCTCATAGACCCCTCATAGAGCGGATTCTTCTTCAACAAACATAACGTAGCTCCCAACacatatatttcaataaaacacaaaagaataagttcagattttaccaagTAGACGACTTGATTCATTTGCATCATGCATATGCTAGGAGTATCAATTGTTTCAAGAGGCATCACATGTGCTTTGTTGAAATATATGTGTTGGGAGCTATATTGTGTTTGTCATGTCACATGGTATCCTCCCCAAAGGTGGAAGCCCTCGAGGTTGCTCTTTGAATGACATGTAATTGTCGCTTTTGGACAGTTGCTCAACTTCCCCATTTTTAATATTGCTCTTTCCTttctcaacctcattctcctctttGGATTCGACTTCATCATGAGAGGCTAGCTAAATCACCCACGGAAACCAAGTCAATATGATGCGATGTCTCTCTCGTTCTACCGGTGCACTAGTTTATATTCCACTCTCGAGTTGGACAAGCACTCAAGATTGCCTTCCTTTTCTCCATAGATGAACTCTTCAAAGGGGTAAGGATTTACTTGATTGCGTCTTTGAGTATGGCGTAGGTGTTGCTTGTTCCcacatgtgaggcatcacaatcaaattgccatggcctacctAATATCATGCAGCAAGCATCCATATTTACAACATCACACATAGTCTCATCTCGATAAGCCCCAATGGTGAAAGGAACGTTACATCGGTGAGTAACTTGAAGCTTTTCCACCTCATTCACCCAACCAATACgataaggtctaggatgtggctcgggaaccaaaCCAAACTTACTTAAGGTGACTCGACTAGTGACATTCACTTGTCTTCCTCCATTGATTATCACCTCACATTTCTTCCTAAGAACTAAacatcgagttctaaataattgatGTCGTCGGTCATGCTCTTCTTCACTAGACATGAGCACCCTCGTCACAAAATACATTGCACTCATCGCCATCACTCTCACCTTCATATGTATCTTTGTTTTGGCTCCACTGAACATCCTCAAACTCATCATTATAAAGGAAtctatcttcatcatcttcataagTAGCTTTGTGTTGATTCCACTTAATGTGCCAAAGCTCACCCTTATCATGATAGACcatatcttcatcatcttcataagCGGCCCtatattggttccactcaataTTCAAATGCTCGTTCTCATCATGGCAAActccatcatcatcatcataatcATTTTCATTCACATGATGATAAAATTCACTATCCTCACATATCTCATCCTCggaagcattctctctctctctcttcaaccccATCCTCATACTCACTCTCATAATAGCCAAGTTCATCATTTCTTTCTAGCTCGTTCTCTGATTGGTTttcctcttcatcaatctcctcttctacCTCATCTTCTTTATGATCATATTCAAATTCGTTTCCTTATTTGTCAACAACCCATTCTTTCCCATGACCTATCGTTTCCATCGTCTTCTCCTCATAGTTCTAGCCGGCTAATCCATTTGACAAGTTACCCGACTCAAAATGACATGCTACATCCCACAATGGTTGAATCACCGACATCTCTTCCATCAACAAAGCCATCAACCTCCACACATAAGGTTATTTCATCATTCCCCTTAAAGAGACTATCAAGCTGAAAATTCCTTTCCACTTCTTCAAGGTTAAGGTTCTCACATTCCTTAAATACACAAGTAAAAGGTTGCCTAACgagcattttatcaaacacatgaGGAGCACCTTTCTCAACATGAGTTTTCCCAATATTCTTACCTACAAGCACTCCTTCCTCTCCATTCTTACATGAACTTAAATTCTCATTCAGAATTCCATTATCAACAAACCCATAGTGAGAATCTAAATCATAATCAATGTCACAAACATCCAACTCCTCACTAGTAATAGGAATACCCACAACTTCAACATGAGAAATTGAAAGTTTAGGATTTACCTCTTCAATGTGGAATGGAGGAAAGATTTGGGATGCTGCTTTAGGAGGCAGCATGAGGgtttcttcatttcttcttcGTTGGGCTCGACGGTGTCGTCGCCGGCTACTTCGGGTTCCTCTTTATAGCTTTTCCATGTCTTCATATTCCAAGTTTTCTCTTGTCTTTTTCCTTGTCTCAGTAAGCTTGAAATCTAGCTCTCTAAATTTGGCTTGCCATTCTTCAaagctcttggctacaaactcCGTTAATGCTTGTGAAAAACTTGGTTGAACCATTACCGAAGAAGTCTCCATTAGGAAAACGACCGACTCTGATACCAGCTGATACAGATTAATGTtgaatgagttgattttaatcttaaatcaacaacgaggtttcttctctagctaaactagaaggagttaatcccggtATCTacggactaaatccgtaggaatagtgaaatccccattgttgaaggagtaaaccttaacaaagcttcaaAGAGAAGATAATAATTTTGATTAATGTAAAGTTAAACATTAGAaatgaaaaagatgaatttatatcatcccTAACCCTAAAGTTGAAATTACATAAAAGCTTAGAATACATAGACTAATTAGATAAatattaaaaggtaaaatgagaTAAGGGTAAATGGATGACATGATTGTAAATAAGAAGTGGTATGTGTTGTAATTAATGGGTGGTAAAGTTATAATTAGAAGGAAGTTGGAGTGAATGGCAAAATTGATCATTTATAACATTTTAGAAgcccacacggcgtgtgggaATGGCCACACGACATGTGGCTTCATAAACGAAATAGAGCTGTTGAAATTCCAAGCCCACACGACATGTGACTTGGTGATCAAGCTTCTGATGAGAGTTTTTAGATCCCATACGGCGTGTGAGATTAGTCACACGACGTCTAGGGTCAAATTTTTTTAGCATCAAAGGCCTTTCCTTTACCTTAGTATGTTGCGTTTTTTATCCAACTTTTTCCATCACTTGTTCCCTTTCGCCTAATCGACTGGGTGCCCGCATCATTTTAGTTTTAAAGTTTTTGTTTGATGAGATAAGTCTAACTAATAAAGGCAGTAGaaataaagtatatataaatataaaatgtaatcacATTAACAATAAGAAACTGACTGAACCTAGCGGAAATTATACGAAAGTAATTGAAATGAATGGAAACTAATTGAAATGACAATAAACCTTTCACTTAAATATACAGCAGAAAGAGAATTCCGAGATACAATAAAATCGCCACTAAATTATTGATCTAAACATCATGCGGATTTTTAAAACACCTGTTTTAAgagaatttatataacacattattttaaatttttttaataaattttattttattaaactatTAAATCTAATGGAAGCATAAATTCTAGAGCAGATTAGGGGTACGCATCGgtacaaaaccgaaccgaaatgatcaaaataattcacaTCGATACCGAACCGAATAATAGGTAAAATCGAATTAAAACCGAACTGAAATATGCGGTTCgattcggtttaaaccgaacaaaccgaattaagttaaaaataacaaataataaataaaaatcactatattttctcattaaatttatcttaacaacaataaaaaaaaattgaaatatttctatatatatatatatatattgggttattatcttaacaataataaaaaaaattaaacttgtataatcaaatatatgtgtgtatatgtatatataaatgtaaaatatgtgtaattcggtgcggttcgttttttttacattttctatcaAACCGAAAAAAATCAAACCGAAAAACCAAATTCATCCAGTTCGGTATGCAGTTTAAACCGAACCAATGCAAACCCGAATACCTAACCTTTAAATATTATGCATCCACGGCTACAAAGCTAGTTATACTAAAGTCCAAATTTAGTCGTCATTTTGACCAATCCTCCACCCTCAATTCGAAGAAGCAGATATTTCATGGAAGCTGCAAATATTATCGCTCATTTCCTTTTTCTATTCCAAGCTTCTTCCTGCAAATCCCCCAAAGTATTTTTTCCCCAATAGCTTTGCAGCTAACAAACAGAACAACTCAGACTTCTGCTAATggcttcatcttcatcttcaatcacTGCCTCCAAAACTAGTTATGATGCTTTTCTAAGTTTTAGAGGTACTGATACCCGCCTTAATTTTACTAGCCATCTATATTCTGCTTTGTGTCGAAAACATGTTAAGACATTCATCGATGAACATGATCTTGAAAGAGGCGAATATATTTCCCCAAATCTCTTGAAAGCAATCGAGGAATCAAAGTATTCCGTCATCATTTTCTCAGAAAATTATGCATCATCGCGATGGTGCCTTGATGAATTGGTGAAGATTATGGAGTGTATGAAGACAATGGATCGAAAGGTTTTACCAATTTTCTATCAGGTTGAACCCACTCATGTCAGGAAGCAGGAAGGGAATTTTGGAGAAGCATTTAAGCAACTGAAGCAGCGGTTCGCGGACAGCGTATACAAGGTGGAGAAATGGAGATCTGCTTTGACAGAAGCAGCCGATCTATCTGGGGAAATTTCCAGCAGTAACAGGTACTCCACTCCACTCCACAGTCCACTCATATATAACTGTAGAAATTAAAATACAAGTATGCTTGCTATCTTTTCTTTGTTTGTGTCGACTATTTATGCTGTTTGTGCATCATATCTAGGCATGAATCCGAATTAATTGAGGAAGTTGCAGAGCATATTATGAAGAAATTGTATCCTATCTCCTTCATCGCTTCTAATCAGTTAGTTGGGATAGATTTACACATTCAGCGGATTCTATCATATTTAGAAATGGGTTCAATTGGTGTTCGATTTGTAGGATTATGGGGAATGAGTGGTATTGGTAAAACAACAATTGCAGAGATTGTTTATGGTCAGATATCTTATCAATTTGAGCATTGTTGCTTTTTTCGCAATATTAGGGAAGAATCAGAGAAGATTGGATTAGTTGCTTTGCGAAACAAATTCTTTTATAAGCTGTTAGGAATTGAAACTCCAGATGTGGACTTGCTTTGTGTGCTACCTGCTTTTCTCGTGGATAAGCTAAGTAGATCGAAGGTTCTTGCTATTCTTGATGATATAACTGATCCAAACCAATTAGAAGCTTTTGGTATAGGTGAAGGTTGGTTTGGTCCAGGAAGTAGGATCATCATAACAAGCAGAGATAAACAAGTCCTCAATGTTGTTGATGAAATATATGAGGTTGAGGGATTAAATCGTAGTGATGCTCTTCGATTGTTGAGTATGAAAGCCTTCAAACAAATGCATCCTCAAAAAGGTTATGAAGAGTTGTCAGAAAAAGTAGTTAATTATGCAGGAGGTATTCCATTAGCTCTTATTGTGTTGGGTTCTCATTTACATAAAAGGTTACTTGACGAATGGGAACTTCAATTGAATAAACTAAAACAATCTCCAGAACCCTCAATCCAAAGAATCTTGAAAATTAGTTATGACGGATTAGAAGAGGATATGTTGAAGGATGTGTTTCTTGATATTGCATGTTTTTTCAAAGGATGTGCTGTGAATTCTGTAACAGATATTCTACATGGCTGGGGAATAATTCGCCTAAGTGAGAAGTGTCTCATAACGATTAGGAACAGTACAATAGAGATGCATGATTTAATACAGGAGATGGGTCGAGATATTGCTCGGAGGAGGGGTAATTTGTTGTGGAATCATGAAGATGTTTTTCATTTATTGACGAAAAATATGGTAATGATATTCCTTTTCTCATAAGTTATCATACGTTATCTCTACAATACATCTATGAAAAGAAACCATTAATTTTTAACTAACAATATCTAGATGGCTAGTTGAAATTTAAGTACATCATTTCTTTTATCCATAtgaaatatatcattttaattGTGGAAATAGAGTACTTCTAATCTTGTGTTCTTTCCTGCTGAATGTTAGAGGAATGAAGCAGTTGAAGGCATACTCTTGGATATGtctaaagttgaaaacgtccCCTTAAGTTCTACAGCCTTGGATATGTCTCATTCAATGCCCAACTTAAGACTTCTAAAATTTTATCGGCATCTATTTTGGCAAAAGAAGCAAGACCCAGTCTTCACTGTTGAATCTTCTCAATCAAATAATCTCTTGCAGCTTCCACACAAGTTAAGGTTGTTGCATTGGGAAGAATTTCCATTCGAGTCTTTGCCATCGAATTTTTTCTTGCAGAACCTTGTTGAACTTGCCTTGTTGAATAGCAATATCATACAACTTTGGGATGGCAAGGTTTGCTCTTGACAtatatatcttaattatttaCTGTCCCTCATAACTACACACACTCATTGAGAAAACTTGTCCAACTTGTCGACTACAAGTCTGTTGCTCTTCTAATACTCCTAGTCACACTTATTATATGATTGAAAATCTCAATTCTAGTTCTTAAATTATTCAATTCTAGTTCTGAAATTCTTCAATTCTAACTATGTGCGACTTGATAACTAAATTAATACATTATTACTTGTCaacttaatttatataatttttaaaatttgatccCAACTCTTAACTTAGTTGTCTATAGCCATCAATATGAACCATTTGCAACAGTCTATACGGTTTAAATGTTTCTTTTTAGTGTCAGTTTGTTGTTTATTGCTGAATTGAAAGGAGAGAGCTTTTGATTTGAACATTCCATCTTTGGCATGACAAATAAATTGATAAACTTGTAAATTTTATTACTTGCAGGGTCCTGAAAACCTTAAACGGCTTGATCTTTCTCATTCTGTTCAGCTGAGGAGGCTGCCAGATCTCTCTTCAGCaacaaaaatggagaaaatatGTCTTACAGATTGCCAAAGTTTAGTTGAGATTCCCCATTCTATTGAATGCCTCCACAATCTTACTGATCTGTTTCTGCATTGGTGTACGAATTTAATGAGTATTCCAAACATGGCCACATTGATATCTCTTAGGCGACTTAATCTGAGTTATTGCCCAAATTTGAAGATGCTTCCAGAGATTCCAAGGGACATAGAATGGATAGAACTAGAGCATTCAGGGTTTGAAGGGTGGTCATCTGTTCCATTTTGGGACAATGTTACTACTTTAAATATGAAAAACTGCAAAAATCTTGCAAGTCTTCCTAGTCTAGTTCATTTGAAATCCCTCGGTATCCTTAATGTTTCCGGTTGCTCAAATTTGACAATGCTACCTGAGATTCCAAATTGCATAAAAAGGTTGGAGTTACAGAAGTCTTGTATAGTAGAATGGTCACCATGTATtgggaatctagagaatcttaGATTTTTAGATATGAGGTTTTGCAAAAACATGAGAAGCTTCCCAAGCCTCATTCATTCAAAATCTCTCCACACCATTTATCTCCAAGGGTGCACAAATTTAAAGGTCCTTCCAGAGATTCCGAGCAGCATAAAGATTTTGGAACTTGAAAACTCTGGATTGGAAGATCTTAGGTGTTGCTGGAATCTAAGCAAATTTCCAGACTTCACAGGAAATTTGGAGAAGTTAATACTGGATGAGCTTGCTATACGAGAACTGCCTTCATCAATCAAATGCTTTTCTTTATCACTTCACGAGTTGAGTATGCGCAGATGTAAAAAACTTGAGATTCTTCCGGACAGCATATGTGAGTTGAAACGCCTTCAAACTCTTGATCTCAGTGATTGCTCAAAACTTGCCAAACTACCTCCTTTGAATGGGTTGAACTCTTTAAAACGGCTAGTTCTAAATGGTTCTGCAATTGTTGAAATCCCTACTGAATTGCCTTGCTCACTTGTTGAGTGGAGCATGGAGAATTGCAAAGATCTTAAGATTCTTCCAGACAGAATTTCTGAGTTGAAATGTCTTCAAACTTTTGTTCTTAATGGTTGCTCAAAACTAACCAAATTGCCTACTTGGAATGGTTTGGAGTCCTTCAAAAGACTAATGTTAAATGGTAATGCAGTGAGATTTTGTTCAACAGCCTTCATTATCTGTTGTATGGAAGGTGGAGAATTTAGAAAATCTCGAGAATCTTCCGGTGCTTGATTCCAAATGCCTTCAATTTCTTGAGATTAAGGATTGCTTCaaactgatcaaactgcctcCTTTAAATGGTTTGAGCTCTTTAAATAAGTTACATCTAACTAGTTGTGGCATTACAGAACTCCCCACCGAACTGCCGTTGTCACTTGTTGGTTTGACACTCGATCGTTGCAGCGATTTCAAGATTCTTCCAGACAACATTTGTGAATTGAAATGCCTTCAAACTCTTTGTCTCGATGGTTGCTTAATCCTGGAAAATCTACCGCCTTTGAATGCTTTAACCTGTTTAACAACACTAGATTTAAGCTCTACTGCAATTGTAGAAATTCCCGTTGAACTGCCTTCATCACTCACGCTTTTGAAAGTACAGAATTGCCAATATTTGAGGGTTCTTCCTCCCAGTTTTTTTGGGTTGAAAATTTCCCAA of the Euphorbia lathyris chromosome 7, ddEupLath1.1, whole genome shotgun sequence genome contains:
- the LOC136235289 gene encoding disease resistance protein RPV1-like isoform X1, with the translated sequence MASSSSSITASKTSYDAFLSFRGTDTRLNFTSHLYSALCRKHVKTFIDEHDLERGEYISPNLLKAIEESKYSVIIFSENYASSRWCLDELVKIMECMKTMDRKVLPIFYQVEPTHVRKQEGNFGEAFKQLKQRFADSVYKVEKWRSALTEAADLSGEISSSNRHESELIEEVAEHIMKKLYPISFIASNQLVGIDLHIQRILSYLEMGSIGVRFVGLWGMSGIGKTTIAEIVYGQISYQFEHCCFFRNIREESEKIGLVALRNKFFYKLLGIETPDVDLLCVLPAFLVDKLSRSKVLAILDDITDPNQLEAFGIGEGWFGPGSRIIITSRDKQVLNVVDEIYEVEGLNRSDALRLLSMKAFKQMHPQKGYEELSEKVVNYAGGIPLALIVLGSHLHKRLLDEWELQLNKLKQSPEPSIQRILKISYDGLEEDMLKDVFLDIACFFKGCAVNSVTDILHGWGIIRLSEKCLITIRNSTIEMHDLIQEMGRDIARRRGNLLWNHEDVFHLLTKNMRNEAVEGILLDMSKVENVPLSSTALDMSHSMPNLRLLKFYRHLFWQKKQDPVFTVESSQSNNLLQLPHKLRLLHWEEFPFESLPSNFFLQNLVELALLNSNIIQLWDGKGPENLKRLDLSHSVQLRRLPDLSSATKMEKICLTDCQSLVEIPHSIECLHNLTDLFLHWCTNLMSIPNMATLISLRRLNLSYCPNLKMLPEIPRDIEWIELEHSGFEGWSSVPFWDNVTTLNMKNCKNLASLPSLVHLKSLGILNVSGCSNLTMLPEIPNCIKRLELQKSCIVEWSPCIGNLENLRFLDMRFCKNMRSFPSLIHSKSLHTIYLQGCTNLKVLPEIPSSIKILELENSGLEDLRCCWNLSKFPDFTGNLEKLILDELAIRELPSSIKCFSLSLHELSMRRCKKLEILPDSICELKRLQTLDLSDCSKLAKLPPLNGLNSLKRLVLNGSAIVEIPTELPCSLVEWSMENCKDLKILPDRISELKCLQTFVLNGCSKLTKLPTWNGLESFKRLMLNGNAVRFCSTAFIICCMEGGEFRKSRESSGA
- the LOC136235289 gene encoding disease resistance protein RUN1-like isoform X2; translation: MASSSSSITASKTSYDAFLSFRGTDTRLNFTSHLYSALCRKHVKTFIDEHDLERGEYISPNLLKAIEESKYSVIIFSENYASSRWCLDELVKIMECMKTMDRKVLPIFYQVEPTHVRKQEGNFGEAFKQLKQRFADSVYKVEKWRSALTEAADLSGEISSSNRHESELIEEVAEHIMKKLYPISFIASNQLVGIDLHIQRILSYLEMGSIGVRFVGLWGMSGIGKTTIAEIVYGQISYQFEHCCFFRNIREESEKIGLVALRNKFFYKLLGIETPDVDLLCVLPAFLVDKLSRSKVLAILDDITDPNQLEAFGIGEGWFGPGSRIIITSRDKQVLNVVDEIYEVEGLNRSDALRLLSMKAFKQMHPQKGYEELSEKVVNYAGGIPLALIVLGSHLHKRLLDEWELQLNKLKQSPEPSIQRILKISYDGLEEDMLKDVFLDIACFFKGCAVNSVTDILHGWGIIRLSEKCLITIRNSTIEMHDLIQEMGRDIARRRGNLLWNHEDVFHLLTKNMGPENLKRLDLSHSVQLRRLPDLSSATKMEKICLTDCQSLVEIPHSIECLHNLTDLFLHWCTNLMSIPNMATLISLRRLNLSYCPNLKMLPEIPRDIEWIELEHSGFEGWSSVPFWDNVTTLNMKNCKNLASLPSLVHLKSLGILNVSGCSNLTMLPEIPNCIKRLELQKSCIVEWSPCIGNLENLRFLDMRFCKNMRSFPSLIHSKSLHTIYLQGCTNLKVLPEIPSSIKILELENSGLEDLRCCWNLSKFPDFTGNLEKLILDELAIRELPSSIKCFSLSLHELSMRRCKKLEILPDSICELKRLQTLDLSDCSKLAKLPPLNGLNSLKRLVLNGSAIVEIPTELPCSLVEWSMENCKDLKILPDRISELKCLQTFVLNGCSKLTKLPTWNGLESFKRLMLNGNAVRFCSTAFIICCMEGGEFRKSRESSGA